Within the Acetonema longum DSM 6540 genome, the region TTTGTTCTGCTCGAAATAACTGCCGGCAAAGGGATATTTTTGCAGCAACTGGCGGATGGTCAGGTTTTTCATCGTCCTTCATCCTCCAGTTTCATTTTCTTGGTGTTGCCCATTTGAAAGGCTTCGCCGATGCGGGTTTCTCCCAGACAATAGGAGCACATGGCGGCGGGCATGGGGAAGCGCAGCTGCATGCCCTGCACGGAAGCGACGCTCTGTTCCGCGTCATACAGCAGCGTGCCGAGTTCATACGCGCCCTGGCCGGTCAGGCCGTTGACGTGCATGACCACCGCCTGGGGGTTGACCGAGCTTACCCGCGAGGCAAACACTTCCCGCTCGGCCTGGGAAACAATATCGCCTTTGGTGATGACCACCAGATCGGCGGCTTTCAGCATTGGGCCAATCTTTTTCGGGGTGTTGATGCCGGATAGATTGTCAATCACGCAAACGCCTTTGATCTCTTTCAGGTAGGGCGAGCAGCGGTTGCACAGACCGGCTGATTCGGTGATCAGCAGGTCAAGTCCCAGTTGGTTGCCCCAGCGCACGACTTCCTCGATGTTGGAGGCGAAAAAGTGGTCGGGGCAGAGCGCCCCGGACAGTCCTTTCTTTACGGGGATGCCGGCTTTGTCATAGGCCGCGTCGTCGTCGGTATACAGGCAGTCGAATTTGACGACGCCGACCTGCAGGCCGCGCTGCTGCACCGCGGCAATGGTTTTCAGGATGACCGAGGTCTTGCCGGAGGACGGCGGGCCGGAAAAAATCGTCAGGTTCATCTTAACTCTCCTTTCCTGCCGCGGCATAAAACAGGTCTTCTGTCTTAATCAGCAGTTC harbors:
- a CDS encoding GTP-binding protein, with product MNLTIFSGPPSSGKTSVILKTIAAVQQRGLQVGVVKFDCLYTDDDAAYDKAGIPVKKGLSGALCPDHFFASNIEEVVRWGNQLGLDLLITESAGLCNRCSPYLKEIKGVCVIDNLSGINTPKKIGPMLKAADLVVITKGDIVSQAEREVFASRVSSVNPQAVVMHVNGLTGQGAYELGTLLYDAEQSVASVQGMQLRFPMPAAMCSYCLGETRIGEAFQMGNTKKMKLEDEGR